The window GAGCTTTTCAAAAATGAGCCTTTCGATACCGCTATGAAAGCACTCGAAGCGGCTGTAGATTTAATCAAAAACGAAGCTGGTGAGCATGAGCATCTCTACCATCTTGTAAATCGCTTGGGATTGAAACCAATCTACGAGAAAATCGTCTGAAATTAAAAGTTCAGTAGAGCAGGCGCTTCGACGCCTGCTCTTTTTACCTTACCCTTTTCCTTTTCTTTTCGACATAGTCGACAAGGACGTAATGTCCCAAATCGGAAGGGCTTGTGTAAAAAGCGCGTCCTTTGTTGACTTTGGTCATTTTTTGAACAAATGCTTTTAATGACGGAGTAGTGTCGAGCATAAAAGTATTTATGGTCAAATCTTTTCTTGTGCATCTGTATACTTCTTTCATCGTTTCCCGGCATGCCCGTGGACTTACTCCTCCAAATCCTATGGGCCATTCGAACTGAAGCTGGTTATTGTGGAAATAGGCAGTGGGCTGTCCGTCTGTAATGAGAATTATTTGCTGATTCTTTGAACGATGTTTAGAGGCAAGGTCAGCTGCAAGCCTCAGTGCATCCTGCAAATTTGTGAAAGCATTGCCTATGTCTTTGCTTCCATCGACAAGCATCAAATGAGCCAACTCCTTCTTTGTAATCACCCTTGCCCTTGATGCAAATCCCACGATATAAAAATTATCCTTTGGAAACTTGGTGCTTATCAGATGGTCAAGCGCAATTGCCACTCTTTTTGCGCTCAAAAATCTTCCGCCCCATGCCATTGAAAAGCTCATATCGATAAGCATTATTGTTGTTGTCTGAGAAGAAAAATCGATGTCATAAATTTCAAAATCAGAGGCATCTAATTTGACTTCTTTACCTTTGTTGCCTCTTTTCAAAGAATTCATAAGTGTCGCGCCAATATTTATATTGAAAGGGTCTCCAAATTGATATTTTTTCACTACATCAGGTTTGATTGTACCCACACCTGAAAGATGAGTCTCATGTGTTCCAAATTGGTCCTTTTTCATATTTGAATAAATGCTTTGCAATGCGTTATAGCCAATCCTTCTTATACCCTTTGCAGATATATCGATTTTGTTCCCTTCAACACTGATATATCCGGCTTTTTCTAAGCGCTCAACCGTTGTCTGCAAATATTGAAGTATCTTTGCTATATCAGGATCCAAGAAGAAATTTACATCTTCAATATTTATCTGCAGAAAATTTCCATGGAGAATATCTTTTTGCAGTTTATCGAGGCGCTTAAACTCTTTCATAACTTCAACTGCTTCATCAAAATTTAGTGGTTTTTCACCGTTGAATTTTTTTCCGTAATCATCCAAGAATTTTTCCAAATCCCTGAGGTCCTCAAGTTTTCTTAATAGTTTGTCAAACTCCTTTTTTGATTTTTTGCTTACAAAATCGTGATGTTTGAGTGCTTCGATTTTTTTGCTCAACTTTGGAGGCAGGTTTTTGAGCCAAAATTCTTTCTCTGCCAATTGCCTATCAGCATCCGGTTCGTCCTTAAGCTGTTTTCGAGTTTCTTTCAACTCCTCATCGATAATTTCATTCAGTTTTTCTTCTATATCATCTAAGGCATAATCCATATTGAACTGATTGAAATATTCATTTTTGAGATTTTTCAGGTAATCAAGATATTGGTTGATTGACATTAGCTTTATGTTGGGATTCTGCTTCAGATATTCCATTATAAGCCACTGAAGAGCTGCATTCATATCTCCTTCGCGGAGGAAAAACTCCGAAAGTTTATCGAACAGCTCATCATCATCTAAATCGAGCTTTGCCT is drawn from Candidatus Schekmanbacteria bacterium and contains these coding sequences:
- a CDS encoding VWA domain-containing protein, whose product is MKKYRYSEWDGTQAKLDLDDDELFDKLSEFFLREGDMNAALQWLIMEYLKQNPNIKLMSINQYLDYLKNLKNEYFNQFNMDYALDDIEEKLNEIIDEELKETRKQLKDEPDADRQLAEKEFWLKNLPPKLSKKIEALKHHDFVSKKSKKEFDKLLRKLEDLRDLEKFLDDYGKKFNGEKPLNFDEAVEVMKEFKRLDKLQKDILHGNFLQINIEDVNFFLDPDIAKILQYLQTTVERLEKAGYISVEGNKIDISAKGIRRIGYNALQSIYSNMKKDQFGTHETHLSGVGTIKPDVVKKYQFGDPFNINIGATLMNSLKRGNKGKEVKLDASDFEIYDIDFSSQTTTIMLIDMSFSMAWGGRFLSAKRVAIALDHLISTKFPKDNFYIVGFASRARVITKKELAHLMLVDGSKDIGNAFTNLQDALRLAADLASKHRSKNQQIILITDGQPTAYFHNNQLQFEWPIGFGGVSPRACRETMKEVYRCTRKDLTINTFMLDTTPSLKAFVQKMTKVNKGRAFYTSPSDLGHYVLVDYVEKKRKRVR